Proteins co-encoded in one Capsicum annuum cultivar UCD-10X-F1 chromosome 9, UCD10Xv1.1, whole genome shotgun sequence genomic window:
- the LOC124887098 gene encoding uncharacterized protein LOC124887098, translating to MENEDEQKKEDNKDKQETGNVKEVAEVSNTQSRRGMYKIQWSLRQNRYKKDKFDHIMGEVQNEEVNNMPTSNTLEALAEEHHEVEDNKGDQQDKIDKQQQIIESTKEWVTNTFSNQGQQQIEKNIQTVMTIQEQVDKRNQEQVDNREREDHIASVPQSQTDKSHMQVVVLQPDIQKEDMEVLEDIMPLVVQVEKQLQYSNKENAIMNEDNLEETINKLRIDGNLSPKQIDRLKEKQGIPQKNHRVGKTSTMQTRSSMKNKLG from the coding sequence ATGGAAAATGAGGATGAACAGAAGAAAGAAGATAATAAAGATAAGCAGGAAACTGGCAATGTAAAGGAGGTAGCAGAGGTGAGCAATACACAGAGTAGGAGAGGGATGTATAAAATACAATGGTCATTAAGGCAGAACAGGTATAAAAAAGACAAATTTGACCACATAATGGGAGAAGTGCAGAATGAGGAAGTAAATAACATGCCAACATCTAATACTTTAGAAGCCCTTGCAGAAGAACATCATGAAGTGGAGGATAATAAAGGTGATCAACAAGACAAGATAGATAAGCAACAACAAATCATAGAGAGCACAAAGGAATGGGTTACTAATACTTTTAGTAATCAAGGACaacaacaaattgaaaaaaaCATACAGACAGTCATGACCATTCAAGAACAAGTTGATAAGAGGAATCAAGAGCAAGTTGATAATAGGGAAAGGGAAGATCATATTGCATCAGTGCCACAATCTCAAACAGATAAGAGTCATATGCAGGTTGTTGTTCTTCAGCCAGATATTCAAAAAGAAGACATGGAGGTTTTAGAAGATATCATGCCATTAGTTGTTCAAGTTGAAAAACAATTACAGTACAGTAACAAGGAGAATGCAATAATGAATGAAGATAACCTGGAGGAGACTATTAATAAACTGAGAATTGATGGTAACTTATCACCTAAACAAATTGATAGGTTGAAAGAAAAACAAGGCATCCCACAGAAGAATCACAGAGTTGGGAAGACTAGTACAATGCAGACAAGGAGTTCTATGAAGAATAAGTTGGGATGA